A region from the Aliarcobacter thereius LMG 24486 genome encodes:
- the selB gene encoding selenocysteine-specific translation elongation factor, protein MANIIIGTAGHIDHGKTALIKALNSFEGDSTNEEKQRGITIDLSFSNLSFGQRNIAFIDVPGHEKLIKNMIAGAFGFDYVMLVISSKEGIMPQTIEHIEILNLLGIKNIIVVLTKKDLVEDEFLQEQEKNILEFLSKYDFDIKFVKKVSIFDEKSINDLKSALFTINNNQKEEENFFRFYIDRVFSVKGIGTVVTGTVLGKRIELEEKVFLPHIQKETKIKNIQVHNENSLFADISNRAALNLANIDKELLNRGDIITKKGFLRGFNSIDISFKTLKNKELTHNQIYTLFIGAKKLEVKVLLFDSESSLENGFATIKADENIYSLFGEKLILRKQNETIAGGVVLNPIIDPMNKNQKSKLLAKLYKNSFKDAFKTLLEAHKKGLGVISSTQRFALSHEEALSFARNLDDVFIDEKELVIYPNSTKKEIENFIKNIYNKNQYALLSSSSIALRIPWASISFIQNAIEILIDENFLVKDGNLYKSANIKEDIKKDLEDIFLKRLKDENLNPTAPYNIYDELDIDRKLGDDILKSLTAKKQVIRLQHNLFIHFESLNSIIKSMREIIKEDGYIEISNLKQRYDLSRKYLVAYLDYLDNFSDIKKLENRRVFA, encoded by the coding sequence ATGGCTAATATAATAATTGGAACAGCAGGTCATATTGATCATGGAAAAACAGCTTTAATAAAAGCTCTTAATAGCTTTGAAGGCGATAGCACAAATGAAGAGAAACAAAGAGGAATAACTATTGATCTATCTTTTTCAAACTTAAGTTTTGGACAAAGGAATATTGCTTTTATAGATGTTCCTGGTCACGAAAAACTTATAAAAAATATGATTGCTGGTGCTTTTGGTTTTGATTATGTAATGCTTGTAATTAGTTCAAAAGAAGGAATTATGCCTCAAACTATTGAGCATATAGAGATTTTAAATCTTCTTGGAATAAAAAATATAATAGTTGTACTTACAAAAAAAGATTTAGTAGAAGATGAGTTTTTACAAGAGCAAGAAAAGAATATTTTAGAGTTTTTAAGCAAATATGATTTTGATATAAAATTTGTAAAAAAAGTATCTATTTTTGATGAAAAATCTATAAATGATTTAAAATCTGCACTTTTTACAATAAATAACAATCAAAAAGAGGAAGAAAATTTCTTCAGATTTTATATAGATAGAGTTTTTAGTGTAAAAGGTATTGGAACAGTTGTAACAGGAACTGTTCTTGGAAAAAGAATTGAGCTTGAAGAGAAAGTATTTTTACCCCATATTCAAAAAGAGACAAAAATAAAAAACATTCAAGTACATAATGAAAACTCTTTATTTGCAGATATTTCAAATAGAGCTGCTTTAAATCTTGCAAATATAGATAAAGAGCTTCTAAATAGAGGTGATATTATCACAAAGAAAGGATTTTTAAGAGGTTTTAACTCAATTGATATCAGTTTTAAAACTTTAAAAAACAAAGAACTAACTCATAATCAAATTTATACTTTATTTATTGGGGCAAAAAAACTAGAAGTAAAAGTTTTACTTTTTGATTCTGAATCAAGCCTTGAAAACGGTTTTGCAACAATTAAAGCAGATGAAAATATATATTCATTGTTTGGTGAAAAACTAATTTTAAGAAAACAAAATGAAACAATAGCTGGTGGAGTTGTTTTAAATCCAATTATTGATCCAATGAATAAAAATCAAAAATCAAAATTACTTGCAAAACTTTACAAAAATAGTTTTAAAGATGCTTTCAAAACTCTTTTAGAAGCACATAAAAAAGGTTTAGGAGTAATTTCTTCTACTCAAAGATTTGCTTTAAGCCATGAAGAAGCACTTAGTTTTGCAAGAAATTTAGATGATGTTTTTATAGATGAAAAAGAGTTAGTAATCTATCCAAACTCTACAAAAAAAGAGATAGAAAATTTTATAAAGAATATTTATAATAAAAACCAATATGCCCTGCTTTCTAGCTCTTCAATAGCACTTAGAATTCCTTGGGCTAGTATTTCTTTTATTCAAAATGCAATTGAGATTCTAATAGATGAAAATTTTTTAGTAAAAGATGGAAATCTATATAAAAGTGCAAATATAAAAGAGGATATTAAAAAAGATTTAGAAGATATTTTCTTAAAAAGATTAAAAGATGAAAATTTAAATCCAACTGCTCCTTATAATATCTATGATGAATTAGATATTGATAGAAAGCTAGGAGATGATATTTTAAAATCTTTAACAGCAAAAAAACAAGTAATAAGACTTCAACACAATCTTTTTATACATTTTGAAAGCTTAAATTCTATAATAAAATCTATGAGAGAAATCATCAAAGAAGATGGCTATATAGAGATTTCAAATCTAAAACAAAGATATGATTTAAGTAGAAAATATCTTGTAGCTTATTTGGATTATTTAGATAATTTTAGTGATATAAAAAAATTAGAAAACAGAAGAGTTTTTGCCTAG
- a CDS encoding UvrD-helicase domain-containing protein has product MQLTKEQETIVNSSLKSFKINAVAGSGKTTTLLLYAQKNPELRILYLAYNKSLQISILDKLKEFQVPNLTTSTIHSFIYKRTRALNYNLTNELKTNVLDRLISYYEFDTNNNSYYASNEYLALLRDLVNFYCNSRLKELNLKLLENFIKQSDFIAKTLELLNKNEEKLLEHLKVVLKAMKTRQIDATHDFYLKMYYLSSAFNKSLDFDLILIDEAQDISDVMIAIVEEFKTNKIYVGDNFQQIYSFRYATNALAKIDLPSYNLTISFRFSDSYASFLQRYLNKAYSLNQSPNLKISGIDCETNIGLSYIDFSKQFCIISRTSFALISHLIKYIQEKKKIYFEGGYSSYSFMNQTVYSIFYLKNRKNEKVTVEDLKPFSTIYELETFAKETKNQEYLNIIKFINTYGDNIFEINKKAKELVVSAKEEADVIFTTTHKAKGMEYEQVIMTDDFITIKDITNPKSNLSFLKIKEELNIFYVAATRVKSSIVLASLE; this is encoded by the coding sequence ATGCAATTAACCAAAGAGCAGGAAACTATTGTAAATAGTTCTTTAAAATCCTTTAAAATAAATGCAGTTGCAGGAAGTGGAAAAACTACAACTCTTCTTTTGTATGCACAAAAAAATCCAGAGCTTAGGATTTTATATCTTGCATATAATAAATCTTTACAAATATCTATTTTGGATAAATTAAAAGAGTTTCAAGTTCCAAATCTTACAACTAGCACAATTCACTCTTTTATTTATAAAAGAACTAGAGCTTTAAATTATAATCTAACAAATGAGTTAAAAACAAATGTTCTTGATAGATTAATTTCATATTATGAGTTTGACACAAACAACAACTCATATTATGCTTCAAATGAATATCTAGCACTTCTAAGAGATTTAGTAAATTTTTATTGCAATAGTAGATTAAAAGAGCTTAATTTAAAACTTCTTGAAAACTTTATAAAGCAAAGTGATTTTATAGCAAAAACTTTAGAACTTTTAAATAAAAATGAAGAAAAACTTTTGGAGCATTTAAAAGTTGTTTTAAAAGCTATGAAAACTAGACAAATTGATGCTACTCATGATTTTTATCTAAAAATGTATTATCTAAGTAGTGCTTTTAATAAGTCTTTAGATTTTGATCTTATTTTAATTGATGAAGCACAAGATATAAGCGATGTAATGATTGCAATTGTTGAAGAGTTTAAAACAAATAAAATCTATGTTGGTGATAATTTTCAACAAATTTATAGCTTTAGATATGCAACAAATGCTTTAGCAAAAATTGATTTACCCTCTTATAATCTTACAATTAGTTTTAGATTTTCAGATTCATATGCTTCTTTTTTACAAAGATATTTAAACAAAGCATATAGTTTAAATCAAAGTCCTAATCTTAAAATAAGTGGAATTGATTGTGAAACAAATATTGGTCTTTCATATATTGATTTTTCAAAACAATTTTGTATAATTTCAAGAACATCTTTTGCACTAATAAGTCATCTTATAAAATATATTCAAGAGAAAAAAAAGATCTATTTTGAAGGTGGATATAGCTCTTATTCATTTATGAATCAAACTGTTTATTCAATATTTTATTTAAAAAATAGAAAAAATGAGAAAGTCACAGTCGAAGACCTAAAGCCTTTTTCTACAATTTATGAGCTTGAAACATTTGCAAAAGAGACAAAAAATCAGGAATATCTAAATATAATTAAATTTATAAATACTTATGGTGATAATATTTTTGAGATAAATAAAAAAGCAAAAGAGCTTGTAGTAAGTGCTAAAGAAGAAGCAGATGTTATATTTACAACAACTCACAAAGCAAAAGGAATGGAGTATGAACAAGTTATTATGACTGATGATTTTATTACAATAAAAGATATAACAAATCCAAAATCAAATCTTAGTTTTCTTAAAATAAAAGAAGAATTAAATATATTTTATGTTGCAGCAACAAGAGTTAAAAGCTCTATTGTTTTGGCATCTTTGGAGTAA